From Actinopolyspora lacussalsi, a single genomic window includes:
- a CDS encoding hypothetical protein (product_source=Hypo-rule applied; superfamily=48208) — protein sequence MVRGGARNALFGVSRKSAETLSASPFGGSGSSGGFSDGVPEILNSRKMSFSRGLFFIDCASPVAYVEHRRGRIVGRALCDAREMFRRPFEHWKGIDDGITAEAGNEEGGPFENGFVFGEGTGSATPLAWSMTQFVQLANNMDAGRNLETPDVVARRYTD from the coding sequence GTGGTTCGCGGCGGCGCTCGGAATGCCCTTTTCGGAGTATCGCGGAAAAGCGCGGAAACCCTCTCGGCGTCTCCTTTTGGCGGTTCCGGTTCCTCCGGGGGTTTCTCGGACGGCGTTCCCGAAATTCTGAACAGCCGCAAGATGTCGTTTTCCAGGGGACTCTTCTTTATCGATTGCGCAAGTCCTGTTGCGTATGTAGAACACCGTCGCGGACGAATCGTCGGCCGGGCGTTGTGCGATGCCCGGGAAATGTTTCGCCGACCTTTCGAGCACTGGAAAGGAATCGATGATGGGATTACCGCCGAAGCGGGGAACGAGGAGGGCGGGCCGTTCGAAAACGGCTTCGTGTTCGGGGAGGGAACCGGATCGGCCACTCCGCTCGCGTGGTCCATGACCCAGTTCGTCCAGCTGGCGAACAACATGGACGCGGGCAGGAATCTGGAGACACCGGACGTGGTGGCCCGGCGCTACACCGACTGA
- a CDS encoding glutamate-5-semialdehyde dehydrogenase (product_source=KO:K00147; cath_funfam=3.40.605.10; cog=COG0014; ko=KO:K00147; pfam=PF00171; superfamily=53720; tigrfam=TIGR00407), with product MSTTMPEKSPTGSAAGADTGREEILAAARGAREAAAEFAAATRDTKDTLLNAMADALARRSGEVLDANELDLTAARDSGMPEAMLDRLKLTESRVAEVASGLRTVAGLPDPVGETVRGSMLPNGLELRQVRVPLGVVGIVYEGRPNVTVDAAGLTLKSGNAVLLRGSSSAVRSNTALVSILRDVLVESGFSPNLVTLLPCADRSSVGHLVTARGLVDLVIPRGGAGLINAVVEEATVPVIETGVGNCHVYVDRAADAEKTRQVVRNAKTRRVSVCNAAETLLVHREVAETLLPGLARELVEAGVTLHADERAAEAIGNAAPVTPATEQDWDTEYLSMDLAVAVVDSPDEAMAHIARHGTGHTEAIVSEDVSTVRRFTTRVDSAAVVVNASTAFTDGGQFGMGAEIGISTQKLHARGPMALPELTTTKWLVWGDGHTRP from the coding sequence GTGAGCACCACTATGCCGGAAAAGTCACCCACGGGTTCCGCCGCCGGAGCGGACACCGGCCGGGAGGAGATCCTGGCCGCGGCGCGCGGTGCCCGCGAGGCCGCCGCCGAGTTCGCCGCCGCGACCCGGGACACCAAGGACACCCTGCTGAACGCGATGGCCGACGCGTTGGCACGCCGCTCCGGAGAGGTTCTCGACGCCAACGAGCTCGACCTCACGGCGGCACGCGACTCCGGGATGCCGGAGGCGATGCTGGATCGCCTGAAACTGACCGAATCACGCGTGGCGGAGGTCGCCTCCGGGCTGCGTACGGTGGCGGGGCTGCCGGATCCGGTCGGGGAGACGGTGCGCGGCAGCATGCTGCCGAACGGGCTGGAGTTGCGACAGGTGCGGGTGCCGCTCGGGGTGGTCGGCATCGTCTACGAGGGGCGTCCGAACGTCACCGTGGACGCGGCCGGACTGACCCTGAAATCGGGTAACGCCGTGTTGTTGCGCGGCTCCTCCTCGGCGGTACGTTCCAACACCGCGCTGGTGTCGATCCTGCGGGACGTGCTGGTCGAATCCGGCTTCTCCCCGAATCTGGTGACGCTGTTGCCGTGTGCGGACCGTTCCTCGGTGGGGCACCTGGTCACCGCGCGTGGCCTCGTGGACCTGGTGATCCCACGCGGTGGTGCCGGACTGATCAACGCGGTGGTCGAGGAGGCGACGGTGCCGGTCATCGAGACCGGCGTGGGTAACTGTCACGTCTACGTGGACCGCGCCGCCGACGCGGAAAAGACACGGCAAGTGGTCCGCAACGCCAAGACGCGCCGGGTCAGCGTGTGCAACGCGGCGGAGACGCTGCTGGTGCACCGGGAGGTCGCCGAGACGCTGCTGCCGGGGCTGGCCCGGGAACTGGTCGAGGCCGGGGTGACGTTGCACGCGGACGAGCGTGCTGCCGAGGCGATCGGGAACGCGGCACCGGTCACTCCCGCCACCGAGCAGGACTGGGACACCGAGTACCTGTCGATGGACCTGGCGGTGGCGGTGGTCGACTCCCCGGACGAGGCGATGGCGCACATCGCACGACACGGCACGGGGCACACCGAGGCCATCGTCAGCGAGGACGTCTCCACCGTCCGCCGATTCACCACGCGGGTCGACTCAGCCGCGGTCGTGGTCAACGCGTCCACCGCTTTCACCGATGGCGGCCAGTTCGGCATGGGAGCCGAGATCGGGATCTCGACGCAGAAGCTGCACGCCCGCGGCCCGATGGCGCTGCCGGAACTGACCACGACGAAGTGGCTCGTCTGGGGTGACGGACACACCCGCCCCTGA
- a CDS encoding iron-sulfur cluster assembly accessory protein (product_source=TIGR00049; cath_funfam=2.60.300.12; cog=COG0316; pfam=PF01521; superfamily=89360; tigrfam=TIGR00049), producing MTAQETAVETEAPAHGVTLTDPAASKAKTLLDQEGRDDMHLRIAVQPGGCAGLRYQLFFDERTLDGDAVRDFNGLDVVVDRMSAPYLQGAVIDFVDSIEKQGFTIDNPNAGGSCACGDSFH from the coding sequence ATGACCGCCCAGGAAACAGCCGTGGAGACCGAAGCGCCCGCTCATGGCGTCACGTTGACCGACCCGGCGGCCAGCAAGGCCAAGACCCTGCTGGACCAGGAGGGGCGCGATGACATGCATCTTCGCATCGCGGTCCAGCCGGGTGGGTGTGCCGGATTGCGCTACCAGCTGTTCTTCGACGAGCGCACGCTCGACGGGGACGCGGTGCGCGACTTCAACGGCCTGGACGTGGTCGTCGACCGGATGAGCGCCCCCTACCTGCAGGGCGCCGTGATCGACTTCGTGGATTCGATCGAGAAGCAGGGCTTCACGATCGACAACCCGAACGCCGGCGGCTCGTGCGCCTGCGGTGACTCGTTCCACTGA
- a CDS encoding hypothetical protein (product_source=Hypo-rule applied; pfam=PF11241; transmembrane_helix_parts=Inside_1_115,TMhelix_116_135,Outside_136_138,TMhelix_139_161,Inside_162_212), with the protein MKFLRRNTAEQTATVDSDEHGGEATRENANDSSQAKGRPTPKRRESESKRRGPVPPPPRTQREAFKRMRRNKPERRKAAAERRERMMAGDDRYLMPRDRGPVRAHVRDIVDSRRHLMGLFMPLVLVIFLATLVQIQMVVQIATVFCLALLITMIFEGTMLGRIVTKQVRAKFPDAKDKGISMGWYAFTRAMQLRKLRVPRPRVTPKDINEVR; encoded by the coding sequence GTGAAGTTCCTCCGTCGCAACACCGCCGAGCAAACCGCCACCGTCGACAGCGACGAGCACGGTGGCGAGGCGACGCGGGAGAACGCGAACGATTCGAGCCAGGCCAAGGGCAGGCCGACCCCGAAACGTCGCGAGTCCGAGAGCAAACGTCGGGGCCCGGTTCCGCCGCCGCCGCGCACCCAGCGCGAGGCGTTCAAGCGGATGCGTCGCAACAAGCCGGAACGGCGCAAGGCCGCGGCCGAACGGCGCGAACGGATGATGGCGGGTGACGACCGTTACCTCATGCCGCGCGACCGCGGACCGGTCCGGGCACACGTTCGCGACATCGTGGACTCCCGCAGGCACCTGATGGGGCTGTTCATGCCGCTGGTGCTGGTGATATTCCTGGCCACGCTGGTGCAGATCCAGATGGTCGTCCAGATCGCCACGGTGTTCTGCCTGGCGCTGCTGATAACGATGATCTTCGAGGGCACCATGCTCGGTCGGATCGTCACGAAACAGGTGCGCGCCAAGTTCCCCGACGCCAAGGACAAGGGGATCAGCATGGGGTGGTACGCCTTCACCCGTGCGATGCAGCTGCGCAAACTGCGTGTTCCCCGCCCCCGGGTCACTCCGAAGGACATCAACGAGGTCCGGTGA
- a CDS encoding aryl-alcohol dehydrogenase-like predicted oxidoreductase (product_source=COG0667; cath_funfam=3.20.20.100; cog=COG0667; pfam=PF00248; superfamily=51430): MEFRRLGRSGLNISEIAYGNWLTHGSQVEEEQAQACVLTALDEGITTFDTADVYAATRAEAVLGRALSGVRRESIELFTKVYFPTGQGPNDRGLGRKHIMESCEASLRRLQTDYVDLYQAHRFDRTVPLEETMTAFADLVRQGKALYIGVSEWNAEQISRAAELARELRVPLVSNQPQYSMLWRVIESQVIPTSEREGLGQIVWSPIAQGALTGKYLPGQEAPTGSRATDEAGGANMISRWMRDEVLEPVQQLKPIAEDLGLSMAQLAVAWVLQNSNVSAAIIGASRPEQVTDNVRAAGVKLDQDVLDKIDEVIGHVAETDPRHTTTP; the protein is encoded by the coding sequence ATGGAGTTTCGTCGGCTCGGCCGCAGCGGCCTGAACATCAGCGAGATCGCTTACGGAAACTGGCTCACCCACGGTTCGCAGGTCGAGGAGGAACAGGCGCAGGCGTGCGTGCTGACCGCTCTCGACGAGGGAATCACCACCTTCGACACGGCGGACGTCTACGCGGCCACCCGGGCCGAGGCGGTACTCGGGCGCGCGCTGTCGGGGGTGCGCCGGGAGAGCATCGAGCTGTTCACCAAGGTCTACTTCCCCACCGGGCAGGGGCCCAACGACCGCGGTCTGGGCCGCAAGCACATCATGGAGTCCTGTGAGGCCTCGCTGCGCAGGCTGCAGACCGACTACGTGGATCTCTACCAGGCGCACCGGTTCGACCGGACCGTTCCGCTGGAAGAGACCATGACCGCGTTCGCCGATCTGGTGCGCCAGGGCAAGGCGCTCTACATCGGCGTTTCGGAGTGGAACGCCGAGCAGATCAGCCGGGCCGCCGAGCTGGCACGGGAACTGCGCGTACCGCTGGTGTCCAACCAGCCGCAGTACTCGATGCTGTGGCGGGTGATCGAGTCCCAGGTGATCCCGACCTCGGAGCGGGAGGGCCTCGGCCAGATCGTGTGGTCGCCGATCGCGCAGGGCGCGCTGACCGGCAAGTACCTGCCCGGGCAGGAGGCTCCCACCGGTTCGCGGGCGACCGACGAGGCGGGCGGCGCGAACATGATCTCGCGTTGGATGCGGGACGAGGTGCTGGAACCGGTGCAGCAGCTCAAGCCGATCGCCGAGGACCTGGGGCTGTCCATGGCCCAGTTGGCCGTGGCCTGGGTGCTGCAGAACTCGAACGTCTCCGCCGCGATCATCGGCGCGTCCCGTCCGGAGCAGGTCACCGACAACGTGCGGGCCGCAGGGGTGAAACTCGACCAGGACGTGCTCGACAAGATCGACGAGGTCATCGGGCACGTGGCAGAGACCGACCCCCGCCACACCACCACGCCGTGA
- a CDS encoding adenosylcobinamide kinase/adenosylcobinamide-phosphate guanylyltransferase (product_source=KO:K02231; cath_funfam=3.40.50.300; cog=COG2087; ko=KO:K02231; pfam=PF02283; superfamily=52540): MTGSEHRTLVLGGARSGKSAHAEGLLPREGAATYVATARRDPRDEEWNRRIADHVARRPANWNTVEAPRPHELVDLLDNARATDPPILVDDLATWLTGALDDAGAWERDTSALTIVRGQRDELRRASESCSARLLLVSAEVGLGVVPESRAGRLFRDELGALNAGLAEVCDGVLLLVAGLPLRLR, from the coding sequence GTGACCGGCTCCGAGCACCGCACCCTGGTACTGGGCGGAGCGCGCTCCGGCAAGTCCGCCCATGCCGAGGGACTGCTGCCTCGGGAGGGTGCCGCCACCTACGTCGCCACCGCACGGCGGGACCCCCGCGACGAGGAGTGGAACCGGCGTATCGCCGACCACGTCGCGCGCCGTCCGGCGAACTGGAACACCGTGGAGGCTCCGCGTCCGCACGAGCTGGTCGACCTGCTGGACAACGCCAGGGCGACGGATCCACCGATCCTCGTCGACGATCTGGCGACCTGGTTGACGGGCGCACTGGACGACGCGGGGGCATGGGAGCGTGACACCTCGGCGCTGACAATCGTGCGAGGACAGCGTGACGAACTGAGACGCGCGAGCGAATCGTGTTCGGCACGACTGCTCCTCGTCTCGGCCGAGGTCGGCCTGGGTGTGGTCCCGGAGAGCAGGGCGGGTCGGCTGTTCCGGGACGAGCTGGGTGCGCTCAACGCCGGGTTAGCCGAAGTCTGCGACGGCGTGCTGCTGCTGGTCGCGGGACTACCATTGCGACTACGCTGA
- a CDS encoding nicotinate-nucleotide--dimethylbenzimidazole phosphoribosyltransferase (product_source=KO:K00768; cath_funfam=1.10.1610.10,3.40.50.10210; cog=COG2038; ko=KO:K00768; pfam=PF02277; superfamily=52733; tigrfam=TIGR03160), translated as MSTVPDPQPVHTPSAEPADGTDRPGIEFGVVRPPDEQAHRQAVARHDGLTKPAGSLGRLEELGVWVAARQGTCPPRPFDRPRVVVFAGDHGIATNGVSAYPSEVTGQMVENILTGGAAVNALAANAGAGVRVVDMAVDGETNRTISAHKVRKSSGSLNVEDALTAQQAHEAVAAGRALADEEVDSGADLLIAGDMGIGNTTPAATLIAALTENEPVAVVGRGTGIDDAAWMRKTAAIRDALRRARKVVDDPLALLRTAGGADIAAMAGFLAQASVRRTPVILDGVVVGSAAMVAEELAPGATQWWMAGHRSVEPGATLVLEHLDLRPVLDLDMRLGEGSGAVSALPVVNAAIRVLAEMASFAEAGIAGPTADEAAGVSPTDAAD; from the coding sequence TTGTCCACGGTGCCCGATCCACAACCGGTGCACACCCCATCGGCAGAACCGGCGGACGGCACGGACCGGCCGGGTATCGAATTCGGCGTGGTCCGGCCACCCGACGAACAGGCACACCGGCAGGCGGTGGCGCGGCACGACGGGCTCACCAAACCCGCCGGGTCGCTCGGCAGGCTGGAGGAACTGGGCGTCTGGGTGGCGGCCAGGCAGGGCACCTGCCCACCCAGGCCGTTCGACCGGCCCCGCGTGGTGGTTTTCGCGGGTGACCACGGGATCGCCACCAACGGCGTCTCGGCCTACCCCAGCGAGGTCACCGGACAGATGGTCGAGAACATCCTCACCGGCGGAGCCGCGGTGAACGCGCTGGCCGCCAACGCCGGAGCTGGGGTACGCGTCGTCGACATGGCCGTGGACGGCGAGACGAACCGGACGATCTCGGCGCACAAGGTCCGCAAGTCGTCCGGTTCGCTCAACGTCGAGGACGCACTCACCGCCCAGCAGGCACACGAGGCTGTCGCCGCGGGCAGGGCACTGGCCGACGAGGAGGTCGACAGCGGAGCCGATCTGCTGATCGCCGGTGACATGGGTATCGGGAACACCACCCCCGCCGCCACCCTCATCGCGGCCCTGACCGAGAACGAGCCGGTGGCGGTGGTCGGACGTGGCACCGGGATCGACGACGCGGCGTGGATGCGCAAGACCGCGGCCATCCGGGATGCGCTGCGCCGTGCGCGCAAAGTGGTGGACGATCCGTTGGCGCTGCTGCGCACGGCGGGTGGTGCCGACATCGCCGCCATGGCGGGCTTCCTCGCGCAGGCGTCGGTGCGCCGCACTCCCGTGATCCTCGACGGTGTGGTGGTCGGCTCCGCGGCGATGGTCGCCGAGGAGCTCGCTCCGGGAGCGACTCAGTGGTGGATGGCGGGGCATCGTTCGGTCGAGCCGGGGGCGACCCTGGTGCTGGAGCACCTGGACCTGCGGCCGGTGCTGGATCTCGACATGCGACTGGGCGAGGGTTCCGGAGCCGTCTCGGCCCTGCCGGTGGTCAACGCCGCGATCAGGGTGCTGGCCGAGATGGCGAGCTTCGCCGAAGCGGGTATAGCGGGCCCCACTGCCGACGAGGCGGCGGGAGTCTCCCCGACCGACGCCGCGGACTGA
- a CDS encoding adenosylcobinamide-GDP ribazoletransferase (product_source=KO:K02233; cog=COG0368; ko=KO:K02233; pfam=PF02654; tigrfam=TIGR00317; transmembrane_helix_parts=Inside_1_28,TMhelix_29_46,Outside_47_49,TMhelix_50_72,Inside_73_106,TMhelix_107_129,Outside_130_193,TMhelix_194_213,Inside_214_247) → MQGLRLAFAWLSVLPVRVDTVDDRTGRRAISFAPLVGAALGVFAALLLRTLLALGAPALLAGLLTVAALALATRGMHIDGLADTVDGLGCYGPAERALSVMRDGSTGPFAVAGLVLTIGVQATGFAAAASHGEWGVVVLACAGGRAAFPLCCRRGIPAARQEGMGALVAGTQPRGTVFAWWAALLLAGGFATPGTWWVGLAAVVLTFCSLWVLSRHVLRRFGGVTGDVLGACCELGTTLLLAICALG, encoded by the coding sequence GTGCAAGGGCTTCGACTGGCGTTCGCCTGGTTGAGCGTACTGCCGGTGCGGGTCGACACCGTCGACGATCGCACCGGCAGACGTGCCATCTCGTTCGCTCCGCTGGTGGGAGCCGCTCTCGGGGTGTTCGCCGCTCTCCTCCTCCGGACGTTGCTCGCGCTGGGAGCCCCCGCACTGCTGGCGGGACTGCTCACCGTGGCCGCGCTGGCACTGGCCACCAGAGGGATGCACATCGACGGGCTGGCCGACACCGTGGACGGGTTGGGTTGCTACGGCCCTGCCGAACGGGCGCTTTCGGTGATGCGCGACGGCAGCACCGGCCCGTTCGCGGTGGCCGGACTCGTGCTGACGATCGGAGTGCAGGCCACGGGATTCGCCGCTGCCGCCTCCCACGGCGAGTGGGGAGTCGTCGTACTCGCCTGCGCCGGTGGGAGAGCCGCTTTTCCGTTGTGCTGTCGCAGGGGGATCCCGGCGGCGCGGCAAGAGGGCATGGGCGCGCTGGTGGCGGGCACGCAACCCCGCGGCACCGTGTTCGCCTGGTGGGCGGCGCTGCTGCTCGCCGGTGGTTTCGCCACACCGGGAACGTGGTGGGTCGGTCTCGCCGCCGTGGTACTGACCTTCTGCTCGCTGTGGGTGCTGAGCAGGCACGTGCTACGCAGGTTCGGCGGAGTCACCGGCGACGTTCTCGGCGCCTGTTGCGAACTCGGGACCACCCTCCTGCTCGCCATATGCGCCCTCGGCTGA
- a CDS encoding molybdopterin converting factor small subunit (product_source=COG1977; cath_funfam=3.10.20.30; cog=COG1977; pfam=PF02597; superfamily=54285), producing MRITLVIPQMLRSTVDGAGTLRLSLEEEATLRQLLDELALTHPALERRLRDETRTLRRYVNFYVDGTECRALDGAATALGDGVEVRIVPSVAGG from the coding sequence ATGCGAATCACCCTGGTAATCCCGCAGATGCTTCGTTCCACGGTCGATGGGGCGGGCACTCTGCGGCTGTCCCTCGAAGAGGAGGCCACGCTGCGGCAGCTGCTCGACGAGCTTGCCCTCACCCATCCCGCCCTGGAACGCAGACTTCGGGACGAGACCCGAACGTTGCGCCGCTACGTCAACTTCTACGTCGACGGCACGGAGTGCCGTGCGCTGGACGGCGCCGCCACCGCGCTCGGCGACGGTGTCGAGGTCCGGATCGTGCCCTCCGTCGCGGGCGGATAG
- a CDS encoding hypothetical protein (product_source=Hypo-rule applied; cath_funfam=2.130.10.10; superfamily=110296) has protein sequence MSSSVLLVIGTRKGLWLARRNGGRWHLTGPWLPMTEVYSVAVDTRGKPRVLAGTESPHFGPTLVTSDDLGDSWQEPEHAPVAFPTDTGTSLRRVWQIVPGPSGEPGVVYAGTEPSALFRSEDGGSNYELVRGLWDHPHRAEWFPGFGGQAVHTVLPDPRHPNRVLVGMSTGGVYRTTDGGAEWTPANHGIRAYFMPENEYPEFGQCVHRMARNTATPDRIYLQNHHGVYRSDDGADTWESIAEGLPADFGFPVAVDPADPDTVYTFPLVADAHRFPPEGDCRIYRSRDAGASWEGLGEGLPRQGFWSAVMRDALCLDDGDPAGVYFGSRSGEVYASSDRGESWTRIAEHLPDVLSLRAAVV, from the coding sequence GTGTCCTCGTCCGTATTGCTCGTGATCGGTACCCGGAAGGGGTTGTGGCTGGCACGCCGGAACGGTGGGCGCTGGCACCTCACCGGCCCCTGGTTGCCGATGACCGAGGTCTACTCGGTGGCCGTCGACACCAGGGGCAAACCGCGGGTGTTGGCCGGTACCGAGAGTCCGCACTTCGGCCCAACCCTGGTGACCAGTGACGATCTGGGGGACAGCTGGCAGGAGCCCGAGCACGCCCCGGTGGCCTTTCCCACCGACACCGGAACCTCGTTGCGGCGCGTGTGGCAGATCGTGCCCGGACCTTCCGGCGAGCCCGGAGTGGTGTACGCGGGGACGGAGCCGTCCGCGCTGTTCCGCTCCGAGGACGGCGGCAGCAACTACGAACTCGTGCGTGGGCTCTGGGACCACCCGCATCGCGCGGAGTGGTTCCCGGGGTTCGGGGGACAGGCGGTGCACACGGTCCTGCCCGACCCCCGGCACCCGAACCGGGTCCTGGTCGGTATGTCCACCGGCGGCGTTTACCGCACCACCGACGGCGGTGCCGAGTGGACCCCCGCCAACCACGGCATCCGTGCCTACTTCATGCCGGAGAACGAATACCCGGAATTCGGGCAGTGCGTACACCGGATGGCCCGGAACACCGCCACGCCCGACCGGATCTACCTGCAGAACCACCACGGCGTCTACCGCAGCGACGACGGCGCCGACACCTGGGAGTCCATCGCCGAAGGACTACCCGCTGACTTCGGTTTCCCCGTCGCGGTGGATCCCGCCGATCCCGACACGGTCTACACCTTCCCACTGGTCGCCGATGCGCACCGGTTCCCACCGGAGGGAGACTGCCGGATCTACCGCAGCAGGGACGCCGGCGCGTCCTGGGAAGGTCTGGGTGAAGGACTCCCCCGGCAGGGGTTCTGGTCCGCCGTCATGCGTGACGCGCTCTGCCTCGACGACGGTGACCCCGCCGGAGTGTACTTCGGATCCCGGTCCGGCGAGGTCTACGCGAGTTCCGACCGGGGGGAGAGCTGGACCCGGATCGCCGAGCACCTGCCGGACGTGCTGTCGCTGCGCGCGGCCGTGGTCTGA
- a CDS encoding branched-chain amino acid aminotransferase (product_source=KO:K00826; cath_funfam=3.20.10.10,3.30.470.10; cog=COG0115; ko=KO:K00826; pfam=PF01063; superfamily=56752; tigrfam=TIGR01123) — protein sequence MSQPVVFTRTETPRPASAEHRSKVLADPGFGNYFTDHMVTARWSTEQGWHDARLEPYHPVELDPATTVLHYGQAIFEGLKAYHQPDGSIASFRPWANAARFQDSARRLAMPELPEEVFLDSLRELVSVDNQWVPTEGESSLYLRPFMISTERTLGVNRPASSYLYTLIASPAGSYFASGVKPVTVWLSREYVRASPGGTGAAKFAGNYAASFVAQAQAAEQGCDQVVWLDAVERRAVEEMGGMNLFFVLGSGAEARLVTPELTGSLLPGITRSSLLRMGERLGLEVEERRITTDEWEQKALSGEITEVFACGTAAVITPVGKVRHSGGEFTIGDGGPGELTMKLREQLTGIQYGELPDPEGWMTKLA from the coding sequence ATGAGCCAACCCGTCGTTTTCACCCGGACCGAGACCCCGCGACCCGCGAGTGCGGAACATCGTTCGAAGGTACTCGCCGATCCCGGGTTCGGGAATTACTTCACCGATCACATGGTCACCGCACGGTGGAGCACCGAGCAGGGTTGGCACGACGCCAGGCTGGAGCCCTATCACCCTGTCGAGTTGGATCCCGCCACTACGGTGCTGCACTACGGACAGGCCATCTTCGAGGGGCTGAAGGCCTACCACCAGCCCGACGGCTCGATCGCCTCGTTCCGCCCGTGGGCCAATGCCGCCCGCTTCCAGGACTCGGCACGCAGGCTGGCCATGCCGGAACTGCCCGAGGAGGTCTTCCTCGACTCGCTGCGTGAACTGGTCTCGGTGGACAACCAGTGGGTGCCTACGGAAGGCGAGAGCTCGCTGTACCTGCGACCGTTCATGATCTCCACCGAGCGCACCCTCGGGGTCAACCGCCCGGCGAGCAGCTATCTGTACACGCTGATCGCCTCGCCCGCCGGTTCCTACTTCGCGAGCGGCGTCAAGCCGGTCACCGTGTGGCTCAGCAGGGAGTACGTCCGCGCCAGCCCGGGTGGCACCGGAGCCGCGAAGTTCGCGGGTAACTACGCCGCCTCGTTCGTGGCGCAGGCCCAGGCCGCCGAACAGGGCTGCGACCAGGTCGTCTGGCTGGATGCCGTGGAACGGCGTGCCGTCGAGGAGATGGGCGGAATGAACCTGTTCTTCGTGCTCGGTTCGGGTGCGGAGGCACGGTTGGTGACCCCGGAACTGACCGGCAGCCTGCTGCCCGGTATCACCAGGTCCTCGTTGCTGCGGATGGGCGAGCGGCTCGGGCTCGAAGTCGAGGAACGCCGCATCACCACCGACGAATGGGAACAGAAGGCCCTCTCCGGCGAGATCACCGAGGTGTTCGCCTGCGGGACCGCCGCCGTCATCACCCCGGTGGGCAAGGTCAGGCACAGCGGCGGCGAATTCACGATCGGGGACGGTGGGCCCGGAGAGCTGACGATGAAGCTCCGTGAGCAGCTGACGGGCATCCAGTACGGTGAACTGCCCGACCCCGAGGGCTGGATGACGAAGCTGGCCTGA